The Kordia sp. SMS9 genome window below encodes:
- a CDS encoding Lrp/AsnC ligand binding domain-containing protein gives MKVINEQIEIDGIDKKILRALMKDARTPILSIARSIGISGAAVHQRLRKLEDAKLIVGSKFVINPKVLGYKTMAFIGVFLDKAMRNPDAVKALDQIPEVMESHYTTGDWSLLIKILCKDNEHLMHILNHKIQTIKGVSRTETFISLNQQIDRQIKV, from the coding sequence ATGAAAGTGATTAATGAACAAATAGAAATTGACGGAATTGACAAAAAAATTCTGCGTGCGTTGATGAAAGACGCACGAACACCCATTTTAAGTATTGCGCGTAGCATTGGAATTTCTGGTGCTGCTGTACATCAACGACTTCGAAAACTGGAAGATGCAAAGTTGATTGTTGGCTCCAAATTCGTCATCAATCCGAAAGTATTGGGCTATAAAACGATGGCATTTATTGGTGTATTTTTGGACAAAGCCATGCGAAATCCAGATGCCGTAAAAGCGTTGGATCAAATTCCAGAAGTCATGGAAAGTCACTACACCACAGGCGATTGGTCATTATTGATTAAGATTTTATGTAAAGATAACGAACACTTGATGCACATTTTAAATCATAAAATACAAACGATTAAAGGTGTTTCACGAACCGAAACGTTTATTTCCTTAAATCAGCAAATTGATCGACAAATTAAGGTGTAG
- a CDS encoding zinc metallopeptidase, producing MFSSGYMLLAGAIMLVSMFVSNKLKSKFSHYSKLHLRNGMSGAEIAEKMLADHGIRDVEVIHVKGMLTDHYNPQKKTVNLSEGVYSQRNAAAAAVAAHEVGHAVQHAKAYKWLKMRSQLVPLVSIASKFSQWVIYGGIALMASQQAAGGTSTGRTLLIIGLIMFATGTLFSFITLPVEYDASNRALRWLRDKNMVTQEEFAGSQDALKWAARTYVVAALGSLATFLYFARYLNRK from the coding sequence ATGTTTTCAAGTGGTTATATGCTCCTCGCGGGTGCAATTATGTTGGTAAGTATGTTTGTGAGTAATAAACTGAAAAGCAAATTTTCGCATTACTCAAAACTGCATTTACGCAACGGAATGAGCGGCGCTGAAATTGCAGAAAAAATGTTGGCAGATCACGGCATTAGAGATGTAGAAGTAATACATGTAAAAGGAATGTTGACAGATCATTACAATCCGCAAAAAAAGACCGTAAATTTAAGTGAAGGCGTCTACAGTCAACGAAATGCCGCAGCGGCAGCGGTGGCGGCACACGAAGTTGGACATGCCGTGCAACATGCAAAAGCATACAAATGGTTAAAAATGCGCTCACAATTAGTCCCTTTGGTAAGTATTGCTTCCAAATTTTCGCAATGGGTTATTTATGGAGGAATTGCCTTAATGGCGAGTCAGCAAGCAGCGGGCGGCACAAGTACAGGAAGAACATTGCTCATCATCGGATTGATCATGTTTGCCACAGGAACGTTATTTAGTTTCATCACACTTCCGGTAGAATATGATGCTAGTAACCGTGCGTTGCGTTGGTTGCGAGATAAAAATATGGTGACGCAAGAAGAATTTGCTGGTTCGCAAGATGCGCTCAAATGGGCAGCAAGAACCTATGTCGTTGCCGCGTTGGGTTCGTTAGCAACCTTTCTGTATTTTGCACGGTATTTGAATAGAAAATAA
- a CDS encoding leucine--tRNA ligase — MKYNFNEIEAKWQKYWAENGTFHAENNSDKPKYYVLDMFPYPSGAGLHVGHPLGYIASDIYARYKRHQGFNVLHPQGYDSFGLPAEQYAIQTGQHPAITTKTNIKRYREQLDKIGFSFDWSREVRTSDPAYYKWTQWIFIELFNSWYNVETDKAEHIDTLIAKFEADGNANVKAICDDDIAVFASAEWTKYDAKTKEQILLKYRLTYLAETEVNWCPALGTVLANDEIVNGVSERGGHPVVRKKMTQWSMRISAYAQRLLDGLNTIDWPQPLKDSQTNWIGRSQGAMVTFKVDGHDANIDVFTTRPDTIYGVSFMTLAPEHEFVAKITTADQKEAVENYIEKTSKRSERERMADVKTISGVFTGAHALHPFTGEKIQIWIGDYVLASYGTGAVMAVPCGDQRDYDFAKHFGLDIPNIFENVDISEEAYGAKEGVKIANSDFLNGLSYKKAMKTVIYEMEKRGIGKGKINYRLRDAVFSRQRYWGEPFPVYYVNGMPQMIDVQHLPITLPEVEKYLPTETGEPPLGNAEVWAWDTKNNKIVSNDLVTSSAVEKAGNNGIYPLELNTMPGWAGSSWYFFRYMEKALRDENFASKEALDYWENVDLYIGGSEHATGHLLYARFWTKFLKDRGFVNVDEPFKKLINQGMILGESPKGLLLPKYLDEKYDPNSAKLREDKLGNVIGRADIVLQDDGKILYRDWLLFPIEVANHYDFNESMIDTIPLEFVKQKGKKFFISIEDIGSLRKKYAKFNNLQLGTIEGLSFILENENINQEVEESIEQLKCKLNIEIEKMSKSKYNVVNPDEICEAYGADSLRLFEMFLGPLEQAKPWNTAGISGVFGFLKKLWKLYVGEEGVSRVTDAVPTKDNLKTLHKTIKKVEEDIENFSFNTSVSTFMICVNELTAQKCNSREILAPLTILVSPYAPHIAEELWSRLGHEGSISKVPFPVFEEKHLVESSKEYPVSFNGKMRFKKELSLDLSKEEIEKIILEDERTQAQLNGRTPKKVIVVPGKIINIVG; from the coding sequence ATGAAGTACAATTTCAACGAAATTGAAGCCAAGTGGCAAAAATATTGGGCAGAAAACGGAACTTTTCATGCCGAAAACAACTCTGACAAACCCAAATATTACGTGCTCGACATGTTTCCATATCCGTCAGGCGCGGGCTTACACGTCGGTCATCCACTAGGTTATATCGCTTCTGACATCTACGCGCGTTACAAGCGTCATCAAGGATTCAACGTCTTACATCCGCAAGGATATGATAGCTTCGGATTGCCTGCCGAACAATACGCCATTCAAACAGGACAACATCCTGCAATTACGACAAAAACGAACATCAAGCGCTATCGTGAGCAATTGGACAAAATTGGGTTCTCGTTCGATTGGAGCAGAGAAGTTCGCACATCCGATCCTGCGTATTACAAATGGACGCAGTGGATTTTTATCGAATTGTTCAACTCTTGGTACAATGTAGAAACGGACAAGGCAGAACATATTGATACGCTAATCGCAAAATTTGAAGCAGACGGAAACGCCAATGTAAAAGCAATATGTGATGATGATATTGCAGTGTTCGCTTCCGCAGAATGGACAAAGTACGATGCTAAAACGAAAGAACAAATACTGCTAAAATACAGACTTACCTATTTGGCGGAAACGGAAGTAAACTGGTGTCCAGCTTTGGGAACTGTCTTAGCAAATGACGAAATCGTGAACGGAGTTTCCGAACGTGGCGGTCATCCTGTCGTACGTAAAAAAATGACGCAATGGAGCATGCGAATCTCTGCGTATGCACAACGTTTACTAGACGGTTTGAACACCATCGACTGGCCACAACCGCTAAAAGACTCACAAACCAATTGGATTGGTCGCTCGCAAGGTGCGATGGTGACGTTCAAAGTAGACGGACATGATGCAAACATTGACGTCTTCACAACACGACCAGATACAATATATGGTGTAAGTTTTATGACGCTCGCACCAGAACACGAATTCGTAGCAAAAATAACGACTGCCGATCAAAAAGAAGCGGTTGAAAATTACATAGAAAAAACGTCCAAACGTAGCGAACGCGAACGCATGGCAGATGTCAAAACCATTTCTGGCGTATTTACAGGCGCGCACGCGTTGCATCCGTTTACGGGAGAAAAAATACAAATCTGGATTGGCGATTACGTATTGGCAAGCTACGGAACAGGCGCCGTCATGGCAGTTCCGTGTGGCGATCAACGTGATTACGACTTTGCAAAACACTTCGGATTGGACATTCCGAACATCTTTGAAAATGTAGACATTTCCGAAGAAGCGTATGGCGCAAAAGAAGGTGTAAAAATTGCAAACTCTGATTTCCTAAACGGTTTATCATACAAAAAAGCCATGAAAACCGTGATTTATGAAATGGAAAAACGCGGTATCGGGAAAGGAAAAATAAACTATCGTTTGCGTGATGCGGTTTTCTCGCGTCAGCGCTATTGGGGCGAACCATTTCCAGTATACTATGTCAACGGAATGCCGCAAATGATTGATGTACAACACTTACCAATCACATTGCCAGAAGTAGAAAAATACTTGCCCACCGAAACAGGCGAACCACCATTAGGAAACGCTGAGGTTTGGGCTTGGGATACAAAAAATAATAAAATTGTAAGTAACGATCTTGTCACTTCGAGCGCAGTCGAGAAGGCTGGGAACAACGGAATCTACCCACTAGAACTCAACACCATGCCAGGTTGGGCAGGAAGTTCTTGGTATTTCTTCCGTTACATGGAAAAAGCGTTGCGTGATGAAAACTTTGCAAGCAAAGAAGCTTTAGACTATTGGGAAAATGTAGATTTATACATTGGCGGAAGCGAACATGCAACCGGACATTTATTATACGCACGTTTTTGGACTAAATTCTTAAAAGACAGAGGTTTTGTCAATGTTGATGAACCGTTCAAAAAGCTCATCAATCAAGGAATGATTTTGGGAGAAAGTCCTAAAGGGTTGTTATTACCAAAATATTTAGATGAAAAATATGACCCTAATTCAGCAAAATTGAGAGAAGATAAATTAGGAAATGTAATTGGGCGTGCTGATATAGTTCTTCAAGATGATGGTAAAATATTGTATAGAGATTGGTTGTTGTTTCCTATAGAAGTTGCAAATCATTATGACTTTAATGAATCTATGATAGATACTATACCTTTAGAATTTGTAAAACAGAAAGGGAAAAAGTTTTTTATATCTATTGAAGATATAGGTAGTTTGAGAAAGAAATATGCAAAGTTTAATAATTTACAATTAGGGACTATTGAAGGTTTAAGTTTTATTCTAGAAAATGAAAATATTAATCAAGAAGTTGAAGAGAGTATAGAACAACTCAAGTGTAAGCTTAATATTGAAATAGAAAAAATGTCCAAATCGAAATACAATGTGGTCAATCCAGATGAAATTTGCGAAGCCTACGGCGCCGATAGTTTGCGTTTGTTTGAAATGTTTCTCGGTCCGCTAGAACAAGCAAAACCATGGAATACCGCAGGAATTTCGGGAGTTTTCGGATTCTTAAAGAAACTATGGAAATTGTATGTTGGCGAAGAAGGTGTTTCAAGAGTTACAGACGCCGTGCCAACGAAAGACAATTTAAAAACATTGCACAAAACCATCAAAAAGGTAGAAGAAGACATTGAAAACTTCTCGTTCAATACGTCGGTAAGTACGTTTATGATTTGTGTCAATGAACTCACAGCGCAAAAATGTAACAGCAGGGAAATTCTAGCACCATTAACGATTCTAGTGTCGCCATACGCACCGCATATTGCGGAAGAATTATGGTCACGTTTAGGACATGAAGGTTCTATTTCAAAAGTGCCATTTCCTGTGTTTGAAGAAAAACATTTGGTGGAAAGTTCCAAAGAATATCCAGTATCTTTCAATGGAAAAATGCGCTTTAAAAAGGAATTATCATTAGATTTATCGAAAGAAGAAATCGAGAAAATAATCTTGGAAGACGAACGCACACAAGCACAACTAAACGGAAGAACTCCGAAAAAAGTAATTGTAGTTCCCGGGAAAATTATTAATATCGTAGGATAG
- a CDS encoding ABC transporter permease — protein sequence MSSSFEKYQKKRLISSYFSVVLSTTLVLFLLGILGLLVLNTKKVADFYKEKVPMTIFFKDNAKDVEIKQLQKTLALAAYTKSANFVSKEEAAVQLTEDIGEDFVAYLGENPLYNSLDVYLNSQFVSVEELETIVKELKAKNFVNSVEYNKSLVSKLNANIKRIGLGILIACIFFAFVAALLINSSIRLSVYAKRFTIKTMQMVGATKGFIRKPFIWKSVKMGIIAAVLALIGMAVVLYYANESLPQLKLIKDKVLIGSVFAGILVIGVLITLVSSFFATQRFLNLRTDQLYY from the coding sequence ATGAGTTCTTCTTTTGAAAAGTATCAAAAAAAACGATTGATTTCTTCTTATTTTTCTGTGGTATTGAGTACGACACTTGTGCTTTTTTTGCTTGGAATTTTGGGATTGCTGGTTTTGAATACCAAAAAAGTAGCGGACTTTTATAAGGAGAAAGTTCCGATGACGATTTTTTTTAAGGACAATGCAAAAGACGTAGAGATTAAGCAATTACAGAAAACGTTGGCATTGGCAGCGTATACCAAATCCGCCAATTTTGTTTCGAAAGAAGAAGCTGCTGTACAATTGACGGAAGATATTGGAGAAGATTTTGTAGCGTATTTGGGAGAGAATCCTTTGTATAATTCGTTGGATGTGTATTTGAATTCTCAGTTTGTGTCTGTGGAAGAGTTGGAAACGATTGTGAAAGAACTGAAAGCGAAAAATTTTGTGAATAGCGTGGAATACAATAAATCATTAGTTTCTAAATTGAATGCGAATATTAAGCGTATTGGACTCGGAATTTTGATTGCGTGTATCTTTTTTGCGTTTGTTGCTGCGCTGTTGATTAATAGTTCTATTCGGCTTTCGGTATATGCAAAGCGTTTTACGATTAAAACCATGCAAATGGTGGGCGCAACGAAAGGTTTTATTCGCAAGCCTTTTATTTGGAAGAGTGTAAAAATGGGCATTATTGCTGCAGTTTTAGCGTTAATTGGCATGGCTGTCGTGTTGTATTATGCAAACGAATCGCTTCCGCAGTTGAAATTGATTAAGGATAAAGTGTTGATCGGTTCTGTGTTTGCTGGAATTTTAGTAATTGGCGTATTGATTACGTTGGTGAGTAGTTTCTTTGCTACACAACGTTTCTTGAATTTGCGCACCGATCAATTGTATTATTAA
- a CDS encoding AidA/PixA family protein, translating into MSSTIDILTVVDAVSVLEAVANKTLSGDGTSSNPYNLGANGTSDAYIYMITAKEFVVNNQAKSELTVAAKVGDTVRWMATCPGGGTSSNIILTNWQAGSGDNLINPLSLDLSIKLYVGSATVPPTAVDYEDYCYAGMVTGEGSVQYVITFQIIDEDGNSQGYFLWDPFINITN; encoded by the coding sequence ATGTCAAGTACAATAGATATTTTAACGGTCGTAGATGCGGTTTCTGTATTAGAAGCAGTTGCAAACAAAACCTTATCAGGTGATGGAACCTCAAGTAACCCATATAATTTAGGCGCCAACGGAACATCAGATGCATATATTTATATGATTACGGCAAAAGAATTTGTAGTGAACAATCAGGCAAAATCAGAACTTACAGTCGCGGCAAAAGTAGGTGACACCGTAAGATGGATGGCTACATGTCCTGGCGGAGGAACTTCTAGCAACATCATCTTAACAAACTGGCAAGCAGGTTCTGGAGACAATCTCATCAATCCATTATCGTTAGACTTAAGCATCAAATTATATGTAGGAAGCGCAACTGTGCCACCAACGGCTGTAGATTACGAAGATTACTGTTACGCAGGAATGGTTACAGGAGAAGGAAGTGTACAATACGTAATTACATTTCAAATTATAGATGAAGACGGAAACAGTCAAGGGTACTTTCTTTGGGATCCTTTCATCAATATCACCAACTAA